The Coffea arabica cultivar ET-39 chromosome 3c, Coffea Arabica ET-39 HiFi, whole genome shotgun sequence genome contains a region encoding:
- the LOC113734422 gene encoding uncharacterized protein isoform X2, giving the protein MQDVSQEIKRVRAQMEENEQLAVLMSGLRGQNLKDSLFADDNIKLRLVEVDESSEFLPLVYDPASIAAYWGKRPRAVATRMVQLLSVAGGFLSRIAWDIINKKVKENEVARAIELREIVTSLGPAYIKLGQALSIRPDILSPAAMIELQKLCDKVPSFPDDVAMALLEEELGQPWYNIYSELSSSPIAAASLGQVYKGRLKENGDLVAVKVQRPFVLETVTVDLYIIRNLGLVLRKFPQISVDVVGLVDEWAARFFEELDYVTEGENGTTFAEMMKKDLPQVVVPKTYHNYTSRKVLTTQWIEGEKLSQSTASDVGELVNVGVICYLKQLLDTGFFHADPHPGNLIRTPDGKLAILDFGLVTKLKDDQKYGMIEAIAHLIHRDYDAIVKDFVKLDFIPEGVNLQPILPVLAKVFDQALEGGGAKNINFQELASDLAQITFDYPFRIPPYFALIIRAIGVLEGIALVGNRDFAIVDEAYPYIAQRLLTDESPRLRNALRYTIYGKSGVFDADRFIDVMQAFENFITAAKSGGGENLSGRMAELGVLQNQSSYMLPGFPTSSPQSVQPIQTRAALAFLLSDKGNFFREFLLDEIVKGIDAVTREQLVQIMALLGIGNVAPMFSMVPALVPFRPAAFLPSITEEDKVILNNVEKIIEFLTAGSITSSNQGVNIPRVIQELLPVLPGLSAKVLPEVLSRLSSRVMARLIRDTLL; this is encoded by the exons ATGCAGGATGTTTCACAGGAGATCAAAAGAGTGAGGGCACAAATGGAAGAAAATGAGCAGTTGGCAGTGCTCATGAGTGGGCTTCGAGGTCAAAATTTGAAGGATTCGTTGTTTGCTGATGATAATATCAAGCTCAGACTAGTTGAG GTTGATGAAAGCAGTGAGTTTTTACCATTGGTTTATGATCCTGCTAGTATTGCTGCATATTGGGGAAAACGACCACGTGCTGTAGCTACACGTATGGTGCAGTTGTTGTCTGTTGCTGGAGGTTTTCTTTCACGTATTGCTTGGGATATAATAAACAAAAAAGTCAAAGAG AATGAAGTTGCTCGAGCTATTGAATTACGAGAGATTGTAACCTCTCTGGGACCAGCATACATAAAGCTTGGGCAGGCATTGAGCATTCGACCAGATATATTATCTCCAGCTGCAATGATTGAGCTGCAAAAGCTTTGTGACAAG GTTCCATCGTTTCCTGATGACGTTGCAATGGCTCTGTTAGAGGAGGAGCTTGGACAGCCGTGGTATAACATATATTCTGAACTTTCTTCATCCCCAATTGCGGCTG CATCTCTCGGGCAGGTTTATAAGGGCCGACTAAAGGAGAATGGGGATTTGGTTGCTGTGAAAGTACAAAGGCCTTTCGTTCTTGAAACTGTAACTGTTGATTTGTACATCATTAGAAACTTGGGGTTGGTTCTTCGGAAGTTTCCTCAG ATATCTGTTGATGTGGTTGGATTAGTTGATGAATGGGCTGCACGTTTTTTTGAAGAACTTGATTACGTTACTGAAGGGGAAAATGGAACTACTTTTGCTGAGATGATGAAGAAGGATCTACCGCAG GTGGTTGTTCCAAAAACTTATCACAACTATACATCAAGGAAGGTTCTTACAACGCAATGGATTGAAGGAGAGAAGCTGTCGCAGAGTACAGCAAGTGATGTTGGGGAACTGGTAAATGTGGGGGTGATATGTTACCTTAAGCAG TTGCTTGATACTGGTTTCTTCCATGCTGATCCACATCCTGGGAATCTGATTCGTACTCCAGACGGGAAACTAGCGATACTTGACTTTG GCTTAGTAACAAAGCTTAAGGATGATCAGAAATATGGTATGATTGAAGCTATTGCTCACCTTATTCATCGAGATTATGATGCTATTGTCAAAGACTTcgtcaaacttgatttcattCCGGAAGGAGTTAATTTGCAACCGATATTGCCTGTACTGGCCAAAGTTTTTGATCAAGCATTGGAGGGTGGGGGAGCCAAAAACATTAACTTTCAGGAGCTGGCATCAGATTTGGCACAAATTACATTTGATTATCCATTTAGAATACCTCCTTATTTTGCTCTTATTATTCGAGCAATAGGGGTGTTGGAAGGCATAGCTCTAGTGGGAAATCGTGATTTTGCTATTGTAGATGAAGCCTACCCATACATAGCGCAG AGACTCCTGACTGATGAATCCCCACGCCTAAGGAATGCTTTACGATATACAATCTATGGAAAGTCTGGTGTCTTTGATGCTGACCGGTTCATTGATGTCATGCAAGCCTTTGAGAATTTCATTACTGCTGCTAAGAGTGGAGGAGGAGAGAATCTGAGTGGCAGAATGGCAGAACTTGGTGTCTTGCAAAATCAATCCAGTTATATGCTTCCTGGATTTCCTACAAGTAGTCCTCAATCTGTGCAGCCAATTCAGACAAGAGCTGCCTTAGCATTTTTATTGTCTGACAAGGGGAACTTTTTCCGAGAATTTCTCTTGGACGAG ATTGTGAAGGGAATTGATGCAGTAACTAGGGAACAGTTGGTGCAGATAATGGCATTGCTAGGGATTGGAAATGTGGCTCCTATGTTTAGCATGGTTCCTGCCCTGGTGCCTTTTAGGCCTGCTGCATTTCTACCATCAATAACTGAAGAGGACAAAGTCATATTAAACAATGTTGAAAAAATTATTGAATTCTTAACTGCTGGAAGCATAACTTCATCAAATCAG GGTGTCAATATTCCTAGAGTTATCCAAGAGCTGCTTCCTGTTTTGCCGGGCCTCTCAGCCAAAGTGCTTCCTGAGGTTCTCAGTAGGTTATCTTCACGGGTTATGGCTCGACTAATCCGA
- the LOC113734422 gene encoding uncharacterized protein isoform X1 encodes MDAAASVQLVYCGINPLRRTTRRQNTLSSNFHFRPADRNGFFRRINERNGVVRAIATEPRPADTKQANNSSSSQPKVVNGFGSSSATTSSKKVNGASTRMQDVSQEIKRVRAQMEENEQLAVLMSGLRGQNLKDSLFADDNIKLRLVEVDESSEFLPLVYDPASIAAYWGKRPRAVATRMVQLLSVAGGFLSRIAWDIINKKVKENEVARAIELREIVTSLGPAYIKLGQALSIRPDILSPAAMIELQKLCDKVPSFPDDVAMALLEEELGQPWYNIYSELSSSPIAAASLGQVYKGRLKENGDLVAVKVQRPFVLETVTVDLYIIRNLGLVLRKFPQISVDVVGLVDEWAARFFEELDYVTEGENGTTFAEMMKKDLPQVVVPKTYHNYTSRKVLTTQWIEGEKLSQSTASDVGELVNVGVICYLKQLLDTGFFHADPHPGNLIRTPDGKLAILDFGLVTKLKDDQKYGMIEAIAHLIHRDYDAIVKDFVKLDFIPEGVNLQPILPVLAKVFDQALEGGGAKNINFQELASDLAQITFDYPFRIPPYFALIIRAIGVLEGIALVGNRDFAIVDEAYPYIAQRLLTDESPRLRNALRYTIYGKSGVFDADRFIDVMQAFENFITAAKSGGGENLSGRMAELGVLQNQSSYMLPGFPTSSPQSVQPIQTRAALAFLLSDKGNFFREFLLDEIVKGIDAVTREQLVQIMALLGIGNVAPMFSMVPALVPFRPAAFLPSITEEDKVILNNVEKIIEFLTAGSITSSNQGVNIPRVIQELLPVLPGLSAKVLPEVLSRLSSRVMARLIRDTLL; translated from the exons ATGGACGCAGCTGCAAGTGTACAGCTGGTCTACTGCGGAATCAACCCACTGAGACGCACCACACGGCGGCAAAATACTCTCTCATCTAATTTTCATTTTCGTCCAGCTGATCGTAACGGATTTTTCCGGAGAATTAATGAGAGGAATGGCGTGGTACGGGCTATTGCCACGGAGCCAAGACCGGCTGATACTAAACAGGCAAATAATTCTTCTTCTTCGCAGCCGAAAGTTGTTAATGGATTTGGATCCTCCTCTGCAACGACGTCGTCTAAGAAAGTCAATGGTGCTTCCACA AGAATGCAGGATGTTTCACAGGAGATCAAAAGAGTGAGGGCACAAATGGAAGAAAATGAGCAGTTGGCAGTGCTCATGAGTGGGCTTCGAGGTCAAAATTTGAAGGATTCGTTGTTTGCTGATGATAATATCAAGCTCAGACTAGTTGAG GTTGATGAAAGCAGTGAGTTTTTACCATTGGTTTATGATCCTGCTAGTATTGCTGCATATTGGGGAAAACGACCACGTGCTGTAGCTACACGTATGGTGCAGTTGTTGTCTGTTGCTGGAGGTTTTCTTTCACGTATTGCTTGGGATATAATAAACAAAAAAGTCAAAGAG AATGAAGTTGCTCGAGCTATTGAATTACGAGAGATTGTAACCTCTCTGGGACCAGCATACATAAAGCTTGGGCAGGCATTGAGCATTCGACCAGATATATTATCTCCAGCTGCAATGATTGAGCTGCAAAAGCTTTGTGACAAG GTTCCATCGTTTCCTGATGACGTTGCAATGGCTCTGTTAGAGGAGGAGCTTGGACAGCCGTGGTATAACATATATTCTGAACTTTCTTCATCCCCAATTGCGGCTG CATCTCTCGGGCAGGTTTATAAGGGCCGACTAAAGGAGAATGGGGATTTGGTTGCTGTGAAAGTACAAAGGCCTTTCGTTCTTGAAACTGTAACTGTTGATTTGTACATCATTAGAAACTTGGGGTTGGTTCTTCGGAAGTTTCCTCAG ATATCTGTTGATGTGGTTGGATTAGTTGATGAATGGGCTGCACGTTTTTTTGAAGAACTTGATTACGTTACTGAAGGGGAAAATGGAACTACTTTTGCTGAGATGATGAAGAAGGATCTACCGCAG GTGGTTGTTCCAAAAACTTATCACAACTATACATCAAGGAAGGTTCTTACAACGCAATGGATTGAAGGAGAGAAGCTGTCGCAGAGTACAGCAAGTGATGTTGGGGAACTGGTAAATGTGGGGGTGATATGTTACCTTAAGCAG TTGCTTGATACTGGTTTCTTCCATGCTGATCCACATCCTGGGAATCTGATTCGTACTCCAGACGGGAAACTAGCGATACTTGACTTTG GCTTAGTAACAAAGCTTAAGGATGATCAGAAATATGGTATGATTGAAGCTATTGCTCACCTTATTCATCGAGATTATGATGCTATTGTCAAAGACTTcgtcaaacttgatttcattCCGGAAGGAGTTAATTTGCAACCGATATTGCCTGTACTGGCCAAAGTTTTTGATCAAGCATTGGAGGGTGGGGGAGCCAAAAACATTAACTTTCAGGAGCTGGCATCAGATTTGGCACAAATTACATTTGATTATCCATTTAGAATACCTCCTTATTTTGCTCTTATTATTCGAGCAATAGGGGTGTTGGAAGGCATAGCTCTAGTGGGAAATCGTGATTTTGCTATTGTAGATGAAGCCTACCCATACATAGCGCAG AGACTCCTGACTGATGAATCCCCACGCCTAAGGAATGCTTTACGATATACAATCTATGGAAAGTCTGGTGTCTTTGATGCTGACCGGTTCATTGATGTCATGCAAGCCTTTGAGAATTTCATTACTGCTGCTAAGAGTGGAGGAGGAGAGAATCTGAGTGGCAGAATGGCAGAACTTGGTGTCTTGCAAAATCAATCCAGTTATATGCTTCCTGGATTTCCTACAAGTAGTCCTCAATCTGTGCAGCCAATTCAGACAAGAGCTGCCTTAGCATTTTTATTGTCTGACAAGGGGAACTTTTTCCGAGAATTTCTCTTGGACGAG ATTGTGAAGGGAATTGATGCAGTAACTAGGGAACAGTTGGTGCAGATAATGGCATTGCTAGGGATTGGAAATGTGGCTCCTATGTTTAGCATGGTTCCTGCCCTGGTGCCTTTTAGGCCTGCTGCATTTCTACCATCAATAACTGAAGAGGACAAAGTCATATTAAACAATGTTGAAAAAATTATTGAATTCTTAACTGCTGGAAGCATAACTTCATCAAATCAG GGTGTCAATATTCCTAGAGTTATCCAAGAGCTGCTTCCTGTTTTGCCGGGCCTCTCAGCCAAAGTGCTTCCTGAGGTTCTCAGTAGGTTATCTTCACGGGTTATGGCTCGACTAATCCGA
- the LOC113734422 gene encoding uncharacterized protein isoform X3, with protein sequence MDAAASVQLVYCGINPLRRTTRRQNTLSSNFHFRPADRNGFFRRINERNGVVRAIATEPRPADTKQANNSSSSQPKVVNGFGSSSATTSSKKVNGASTRMQDVSQEIKRVRAQMEENEQLAVLMSGLRGQNLKDSLFADDNIKLRLVEVDESSEFLPLVYDPASIAAYWGKRPRAVATRMVQLLSVAGGFLSRIAWDIINKKVKENEVARAIELREIVTSLGPAYIKLGQALSIRPDILSPAAMIELQKLCDKVPSFPDDVAMALLEEELGQPWYNIYSELSSSPIAAASLGQVYKGRLKENGDLVAVKVQRPFVLETVTVDLYIIRNLGLVLRKFPQISVDVVGLVDEWAARFFEELDYVTEGENGTTFAEMMKKDLPQVVVPKTYHNYTSRKVLTTQWIEGEKLSQSTASDVGELVNVGVICYLKQLLDTGFFHADPHPGNLIRTPDGKLAILDFGLVTKLKDDQKYGMIEAIAHLIHRDYDAIVKDFVKLDFIPEGVNLQPILPVLAKVFDQALEGGGAKNINFQELASDLAQITFDYPFRIPPYFALIIRAIGVLEGIALVGNRDFAIVDEAYPYIAQRLLTDESPRLRNALRYTIYGKSGVFDADRFIDVMQAFENFITAAKSGGGENLSGRMAELGVLQNQSSYMLPGFPTSSPQSVQPIQTRAALAFLLSDKGNFFREFLLDEKFVCRL encoded by the exons ATGGACGCAGCTGCAAGTGTACAGCTGGTCTACTGCGGAATCAACCCACTGAGACGCACCACACGGCGGCAAAATACTCTCTCATCTAATTTTCATTTTCGTCCAGCTGATCGTAACGGATTTTTCCGGAGAATTAATGAGAGGAATGGCGTGGTACGGGCTATTGCCACGGAGCCAAGACCGGCTGATACTAAACAGGCAAATAATTCTTCTTCTTCGCAGCCGAAAGTTGTTAATGGATTTGGATCCTCCTCTGCAACGACGTCGTCTAAGAAAGTCAATGGTGCTTCCACA AGAATGCAGGATGTTTCACAGGAGATCAAAAGAGTGAGGGCACAAATGGAAGAAAATGAGCAGTTGGCAGTGCTCATGAGTGGGCTTCGAGGTCAAAATTTGAAGGATTCGTTGTTTGCTGATGATAATATCAAGCTCAGACTAGTTGAG GTTGATGAAAGCAGTGAGTTTTTACCATTGGTTTATGATCCTGCTAGTATTGCTGCATATTGGGGAAAACGACCACGTGCTGTAGCTACACGTATGGTGCAGTTGTTGTCTGTTGCTGGAGGTTTTCTTTCACGTATTGCTTGGGATATAATAAACAAAAAAGTCAAAGAG AATGAAGTTGCTCGAGCTATTGAATTACGAGAGATTGTAACCTCTCTGGGACCAGCATACATAAAGCTTGGGCAGGCATTGAGCATTCGACCAGATATATTATCTCCAGCTGCAATGATTGAGCTGCAAAAGCTTTGTGACAAG GTTCCATCGTTTCCTGATGACGTTGCAATGGCTCTGTTAGAGGAGGAGCTTGGACAGCCGTGGTATAACATATATTCTGAACTTTCTTCATCCCCAATTGCGGCTG CATCTCTCGGGCAGGTTTATAAGGGCCGACTAAAGGAGAATGGGGATTTGGTTGCTGTGAAAGTACAAAGGCCTTTCGTTCTTGAAACTGTAACTGTTGATTTGTACATCATTAGAAACTTGGGGTTGGTTCTTCGGAAGTTTCCTCAG ATATCTGTTGATGTGGTTGGATTAGTTGATGAATGGGCTGCACGTTTTTTTGAAGAACTTGATTACGTTACTGAAGGGGAAAATGGAACTACTTTTGCTGAGATGATGAAGAAGGATCTACCGCAG GTGGTTGTTCCAAAAACTTATCACAACTATACATCAAGGAAGGTTCTTACAACGCAATGGATTGAAGGAGAGAAGCTGTCGCAGAGTACAGCAAGTGATGTTGGGGAACTGGTAAATGTGGGGGTGATATGTTACCTTAAGCAG TTGCTTGATACTGGTTTCTTCCATGCTGATCCACATCCTGGGAATCTGATTCGTACTCCAGACGGGAAACTAGCGATACTTGACTTTG GCTTAGTAACAAAGCTTAAGGATGATCAGAAATATGGTATGATTGAAGCTATTGCTCACCTTATTCATCGAGATTATGATGCTATTGTCAAAGACTTcgtcaaacttgatttcattCCGGAAGGAGTTAATTTGCAACCGATATTGCCTGTACTGGCCAAAGTTTTTGATCAAGCATTGGAGGGTGGGGGAGCCAAAAACATTAACTTTCAGGAGCTGGCATCAGATTTGGCACAAATTACATTTGATTATCCATTTAGAATACCTCCTTATTTTGCTCTTATTATTCGAGCAATAGGGGTGTTGGAAGGCATAGCTCTAGTGGGAAATCGTGATTTTGCTATTGTAGATGAAGCCTACCCATACATAGCGCAG AGACTCCTGACTGATGAATCCCCACGCCTAAGGAATGCTTTACGATATACAATCTATGGAAAGTCTGGTGTCTTTGATGCTGACCGGTTCATTGATGTCATGCAAGCCTTTGAGAATTTCATTACTGCTGCTAAGAGTGGAGGAGGAGAGAATCTGAGTGGCAGAATGGCAGAACTTGGTGTCTTGCAAAATCAATCCAGTTATATGCTTCCTGGATTTCCTACAAGTAGTCCTCAATCTGTGCAGCCAATTCAGACAAGAGCTGCCTTAGCATTTTTATTGTCTGACAAGGGGAACTTTTTCCGAGAATTTCTCTTGGACGAG AAATTTGTATGCAGATTGTGA